The stretch of DNA TGCACACAGCTCACATAAGACACGGTGCTGGCAGGGCCGGAGGACAGTGCCATGGGCCCTCTCCTGGCAGCCCACACACTGTTTGGCACGAAGCTGGAAGATCACCTGTAGGGAAGAGGTGATTGGTGAGTGTGGGGAGCCACAAAGGAGTAAATGTGTACAGCTGACATGGATATGTCCAAATCAGGGAAGGATAAtacctcagacccatgggaaccTGGAAAAGCCTTTCAACAGAGGTCTGCTCCAAGTATGAccgttttaaaaacatttgaccAGTATGTGCAAAAAAGAGCAACTGcatgcagcttcctcctctgggaCTGCTCATGTAGACTCCCCCACCTAGACGAGCTGCCCTGCTGCCTCATCTGCACACGCAGCAGACACACTAAGCTGCAGGTTGCTTTGGTAGCAGGTACAGCTCCACCTGAGCATACACAGCCTACCTGCGCCTAGcttctctttgtgtatgtgttgtttcTGCAGTTTGTCTTGTCTTCATTCTTTTATTGCCCCTAGTCAGGTCAAGGCACCAGGCTGGTGTGAGTCACACTGGGTAAGGCCAAGCAAACGACCGTATCCCAGGACAGTGGCCACCAGCTACAGCAGCAGTGTCACAGAAATCCTTTGTGTGTCAGGCTTGGGGTGGACATTTGGCCAGGGGCCCACAGGGGAGAACAGTCAGTAGAAAAAGAGTTTCCCTTGGGAAACCCCACCCCCGCCAGAGTGTTGGGTCCTGAAGCACAGCCAGTCTAGCCACAGGCAAGGCTGGCAGCTGGGTACCCACAATGGGTGCTAAGTGGGATCCCATGGCTGAGAGTGGCCAGAACCCAAGAAACTATCTTGGAGACAAGGTACATGTAGTATGTGGACCTTCGCTGTAGTTAACAGGACACATGCAAAAGGCACCAACCAGAGTTCAGGCAAGGAGCCAGTCCTCTTTGCCCTCCCCTGAAGTGACAGCAACTGCCCAGCAGGACTTACCCCATCCACAGCCTCCAGGTCCAGGCGCAGCTGGTTCTGCAGGGAATGCAGCTTGGGGAGAGGGATGTCGTTGATGTCACCCAAGCTCCGTAGCCCTGGCAGTGAGgacaaacccaggccctctagtTCTTCCTGCAGCTGCTTTACCTGggcctccacttcctccttcttctgcagGGCCAACTGCCGGTCATTGTCCGCTACACGGGCTCTCTCCTTGGCCTCCTGAGCCTCTCTCTGCCAGGCATCACAGGCCTAAAACCCAAGACAACATACAGGAGGCAGCCATGCCTGGCCTTCCTCAGGCTTAGCTGCCCTGCCTGTGTATCCAAagccctctcttccctcccacgTCCGGCTCCTTCTTCCCACAGGCTTACCTGCttcacttgctgccaagactcTTCCCACTGCCTGATCTTTCTTTTGGCTTCATCTAGCTGTCGCCTGACCCGTGCCAGCTCAGCACTGTTTGGACTTGCACTTGAGGAAGCCGAAGGGCCAGAGTTCAGAATGGGggatgggctaggagagaagctGCCAGAAACAAAGTCCCAGATGCTCCCAGGGACGCCGTTCAAACCTGAGTTTAGGAGACAAGGATGATACAGTCCATGCTGCACCCAAGGCCTGAGGTGTCTGCAGGTGTTCTGCCCTTCACCTGGCCACCCACCTTGGTACCCTCATGACGGCTGAAGATTCAGCTCCAAGACTGCCTCCCCTAAATGAGGCACAGTTGGCTCAGGAAGGTAAGAGTgtgaacagaaaaaaacagagttcCTAACCCCAGCAGTTCTCATTCTCTAGCAGACCCTGGAGGTTCAGAAGAGTTCTAGTTCTGAGGTCATCTCCTGTATGTTAGCTGTCTGTTAAGATGGACACCTGGAGACAGGCACATTTCTAAGTAGAACGTTATGAAGATGTGAACAGCAGAAGACAGAGTCCTGCTGACCTGACATATCAGTTCCCTCTCATAGCTTGGGTCATACAATGAATCCTAGACAGTGCCTGCGGGGACCCCAACGTAGCTCCATGTATGCCCCACCCAGAGCCCTCAGTGAGCTGGCAAGTGAGACACTGTGATCTGGAGCACTGTGAGAATGCCCAGCTGTGGGTACCAGCTGTCCCATGGTAGACATGTCTACCGTGTCTGTCCACTCATCTACACCACACAGGCTGCAGGGGGTCGTGTCTCTGAAGACACACAACTATGGAGGTGAGAAGCCCTGCAGTCAGAAATACCCAGGACTAGATTGGACATGGCCTGTTTCA from Microtus ochrogaster isolate Prairie Vole_2 chromosome 7, MicOch1.0, whole genome shotgun sequence encodes:
- the Unkl gene encoding putative E3 ubiquitin-protein ligase UNKL isoform X6, whose translation is MYWEEWVREAVELKVHCFSEKDLEEQDLGLTGPRSLAGSAPVTIPGSLPRSPSLHSSSSLSTSPLSSLSQPLSGPLVSSAMTPPQQPPPLRSEPATLGSAASSYNSLGLNGVPGSIWDFVSGSFSPSPSPILNSGPSASSSASPNSAELARVRRQLDEAKRKIRQWEESWQQVKQACDAWQREAQEAKERARVADNDRQLALQKKEEVEAQVKQLQEELEGLGLSSLPGLRSLGDINDIPLPKLHSLQNQLRLDLEAVDGVIFQLRAKQCVGCQERAHGTVLRPCQHRVLCELCAASTPECPYCKGQPLPW
- the Unkl gene encoding putative E3 ubiquitin-protein ligase UNKL isoform X7 translates to MTPPQQPPPLRSEPATLGSAASSYNSLGLNGVPGSIWDFVSGSFSPSPSPILNSGPSASSSASPNSAELARVRRQLDEAKRKIRQWEESWQQVKQACDAWQREAQEAKERARVADNDRQLALQKKEEVEAQVKQLQEELEGLGLSSLPGLRSLGDINDIPLPKLHSLQNQLRLDLEAVDGVIFQLRAKQCVGCQERAHGTVLRPCQHRVLCELCAASTPECPYCKGQPLPW